The Leptospira langatensis DNA segment TGATCGGCGCGTATGCTTTGTTCGTGTACGGATTTGCCATTCTTCTTTTGATGCTCACCTTGGTGAAATGGATCGGGTATCTTCCTTCTAGCCGGGGTGCGAGATCTTGGATCAAGATAGGTCCCTTTCTATTGCAGGCCTCCGAGTTCGCAAAACTTGCGACAGTGATCCTCTTAGGACAGTATTTGGTCTTAAAAGAAAAAGAGATGAAGAAGTTAGTCGTGCTTGTGATCCCGTTCGGGATCGTTCTTCTTCCGATGGTGCTGATCCTATTGCAGCCGGACTTTGGAACTGCGGTATCCTTCTTACCGATCTTATTCACTATGTTGTTTCTGGGAGGAGCCGACTATTTGCATATCGGTTCCTTTATTACGTTCGGAGGCATTTCACTTGTTCTCCCTATGTATGTAGAATACTCCAAACTCACACTCTTAAACGATATATTAGCTTTTCTGCAAAGAACAGGAAAGACGGACCTTCTCTCCGTGGTGAACAGATTGGGTGGAAAGACCTGGCAGGTCGTAGACGGAAAAGAAGTCGCCGGAGCGAATCTCACGCCTAAGACCTTATCTGCCTTGAAAGAGGCTGTGGATCAGGTAGTGGATCTGGAAGCGAGCTTCGTGTTCAAACTTCTCTCCAACCAAACATTATTGATCGGAGTAGGGGCGGCACTCATCATCTTCAGTATCGTGATGATCCTTTTAAGAATTGCAAGAGGTTCTAAAACATTACGTACTTATTATATTCCCCTTGGGATCTTGGGAGTCAGCCTTCTCTCCGCGGTAGTGGTGATGAAAACGGTTCCGTTCCGAGAGAACCAGGTAATCCGTTTGACTGCATTCTTGAATCCGGACGAATTCAAGCAAGGAGCCGGATACCAGTTGAGAGCTTCTAAGCCTGCGGTTGGTTCCGGAAAGCTCGTTGGAAAGGGATTCCTGAACGCGGAGATGACCGAAGGAAAGATCCCTCATGTGCCAGAGGCCAGCACCGATTTTATCTTTGCTTCTTGGGCGGAACAGACAGGATTCATAGGATCCGTGTTCTTATTATTCTTTTTGTTCTCTATCCCGCTCCGAGGACTACAGATCAGCTACGAAAGTAAGGATAGATTCGGTTCCTTGCTTGCTTCCGGGATCGTTGCCATGCTATTCTATCACATGGCGATCAATATAGGGATTGTGCTCGGGCTTATGCCTGTGACCGGGATCCCGCTCTCCTTCATGAGTTATGGAGGATCCCACTTGATCATGTCCATGGTGGCAGTCGGGATCATTCTATCCATTAAGATGAGAAAACACGCCAACTAAAAGACTGTTTGGAGGGGGAAAGTCTTCCCCCTGGCCTCAGCCGTAAAACGTCTTCGGCCACCCCCTTCTCCGGGGCTCCGCCCCGGACCCCGAGCGGAAAATTCCTTTTGAAAGTCAAAATCGCAGTCGATAATCAAAAGAGATCCATGCTATTTCCGTTTGCAAATACAGACTTCTTACCTATTATTCGATAAAGCATGGAAAGAGTAAAGGATTCCAGATTCCTCTTCGACTTGAAACGAAAGTTTCGGTATATTTTAGAAGAAGTGGAGAAGAATACCTTCGACCAAAACTCGGAAGTAAGAGAACTCGAATCCTTATGGGAAGAGATGTTCGATGTCGCTTCCCGCAATGATACTCCTTATTTCAAGGCCAGGCTCTCTAACTTAAAAAGACAATTGGACGGATTCGTTCGTACGAAGGCTTACGAAAAAAGCGAATTCGATAGGATCTATAGACAGTTAGAAAAGATCCGCAAAGACGACACCGTAGAATTTTTAGACGAGTCTATGCGTTCCACAATCGCAAGGATCTCGGAAAACACGACCCGCTTCCCGATCACTTCCGCTTCAAATCATTTAGAGCCCGGATCCTTAGCGGGAATTCCGCTTCTTCTGACGTTCCGATGTGGCACTGTTCATTTCATCGTGAAGTCGGGACCTAAAAAAGTTTTTCGTAATATAAATCGGAACAAAGACAAGGTGCTCTACGAAGGGAAGAAGTATCCTATCTTTCCGAGTAGATCGATCTATTTCTCCTGGGAAGGAGAAGAAAGGGCCTGGGAAACGGAACCTGGAAATCTATTGATGATACGTTATCCGGAAGGCATCCGTTTCTTCCGATGCGATGCGATAGGGGATACGTTCCGGATCCCGGAAGATACGTTTAAAAGACGCTTAACGCCTACGGACAAACAGGGTGGAGAGATCCGATATTATTTCCGCAAGGCGGGAACTCGTTATTATTATATTCCGCAGAAAGGAGAATGATTGGTTTTTCCAACGATCTTCTTCCTAATAAGAAAAATTCGAATATTTACAATTTGATTTCATCAGCTCTTTAGGTGATCTTTGTTCTACGAGTTAGGATCCTGAAAATATAAGATCTAAGCTATAGGATGACAGTGGGACTATTTAAAAATGGCCGGTAAAATATGGATTTTCTTATGGTGTATAAAATCTCCGGTTTTGCTCGTACCGAAAGCCACCGGTGTTGTTTATACAAATCAAACCTGTGGTACTGCCTGCCTCCAAGAAGAAATAGAGGGTTTCGCTATCCCAATCTCCGATGAATATTCGGATATCGATTACGAACTTAGTTTAGATTTTCGAATCCGAAAGTTATTTCCGGACGGCAATCCTGGAAACATTGATTTTCGTTTGGCCGAAGCCATCCAATCTATCTTGGATTCTTACAATGAATCGAAGTGGGTGAGAATCGATTTTGAAAAATTGTCAGAATCTCATGAGGCCTGGTTGAAAGTTAAGTTATATTCTGGTAACGATTACATCCCTTCAGATTTAATCGACGGGCAAGAAGCTATTCTTACCTGGCAGAATAGCGATTAGGCATTTGATGCAATATGCAGATTTATTAATTGAGCATAGTAATTCTGACATAACACACGTCTAATCGAAGTTCTACGAAAATCGTTTGCAATTTTGTAGAAAAGCCGGAAAATCCGAACTTCATTTGTTTCTATTTTTCGGATGAACGATCCAGTAACTCATAATTTTTCTTTCTGGGACAATTGGACTTTTGAAAGTATCTCTTCTTTGTATTCCGAAGGACTGGATTTTTCGAATTCTAAACGATTGAAAGTGGATCGGGATCGTAATTCTTACGATTGGGAAGAGATCTGCGAGGCTTGCGTTCAGATAGAGAGCCTATTTAGTCTGATCAATGAACTCGTGCTCAGAGAAAAGATCTTCTACGATAGTAAATTCTCCGACGGTTGGAGATCTTTCGAAAGATTGAATTCCTTGGACGGGACGCTTCTTATTCCTGTGGACATTCCCACATTCAATCCGGTTGTAGCAGCTTCTAGAAACCAAGCCTTGGAATTGCTATGTGTTACGGAGAAGATGAGACAACACCAAAAGGAAAACCTCATCGGTTATCAGGAAACAAGGAAATCCCCTCATGACTATTTCGGCCAAGTGGTTTGGGGAACCG contains these protein-coding regions:
- the rodA gene encoding rod shape-determining protein RodA yields the protein MMSDRSIDRIDYFLVGSVIIVVLCSVLTLYSQEYNFDDPSVGLMAHKWFKQFLFFLVGLVVMWFVSRVNYQLIGAYALFVYGFAILLLMLTLVKWIGYLPSSRGARSWIKIGPFLLQASEFAKLATVILLGQYLVLKEKEMKKLVVLVIPFGIVLLPMVLILLQPDFGTAVSFLPILFTMLFLGGADYLHIGSFITFGGISLVLPMYVEYSKLTLLNDILAFLQRTGKTDLLSVVNRLGGKTWQVVDGKEVAGANLTPKTLSALKEAVDQVVDLEASFVFKLLSNQTLLIGVGAALIIFSIVMILLRIARGSKTLRTYYIPLGILGVSLLSAVVVMKTVPFRENQVIRLTAFLNPDEFKQGAGYQLRASKPAVGSGKLVGKGFLNAEMTEGKIPHVPEASTDFIFASWAEQTGFIGSVFLLFFLFSIPLRGLQISYESKDRFGSLLASGIVAMLFYHMAINIGIVLGLMPVTGIPLSFMSYGGSHLIMSMVAVGIILSIKMRKHAN
- a CDS encoding DUF6210 family protein, yielding MAGKIWIFLWCIKSPVLLVPKATGVVYTNQTCGTACLQEEIEGFAIPISDEYSDIDYELSLDFRIRKLFPDGNPGNIDFRLAEAIQSILDSYNESKWVRIDFEKLSESHEAWLKVKLYSGNDYIPSDLIDGQEAILTWQNSD